GTGACTGAAGTCTATCACAATATGGCATTCGATTGATGATTTCATAGACTTGAGGCGCACTTTCAAGAAGGGTGAACTGTATTTGGATCAAGTAGTGGCCCAATATACAGCTCTCGACGTTAGCAAAAATAGAGAATAGATTTGGACTCATGTGGGAGTATCTACAACTCGCAGGTGATTCATAAGGTCGTGGAAAAATGGAGCTGACCAAATATCTAGTCTTTGCTTATTTGGGATAAAGAAGGCAACATCTGCTTTTGCTAATTCCCAATCGATTTCGTCGATTTTTTTGTGTATTTTTTCTAATAGTTCTTTTTCTCCGAACTTTTCATTCGGGTGCAAATGCTTAGTTTGTTGCATGCGTTCCCTGAGATGAGCTAAATTTACCGGGATATCGCTTTGTATGTACCAGATCACATCATACCAGTCTCGTCCTTTAATCCGCTTCTTCCAATTTCGGCAAAGAGAAGCATGCATTTTACCTGCAAAAAGATCGATGATTGTATAGGTAGAAATGTAGAAAGGGACCGGATTTTTGACTAATTTACTTTCCGGAGGCATATGAGAAAGTGGGGGGTCAGTATCGATTTCAAGTTTGATCTGGATTTTTTGATCGGGATGTACTCCCTTTATTTGGGGCATATCATCGGGATAACTTTTAAGCATTTGTTCGATGCTGGAATCGAAAGTCATAACATTCCTATAATGTCTGAGAGATAATGGACATGTTTTGCATGGTAAGATCTTACAATATCATGCAATAACTCCTTATCTAATTCATGTAATCGCTCTTGGTCGATTCGTTTTGACTCTAATAAGTCATCTTTAAGCTGATACTTATCCAAGTTTTTACATGTCTTAAAGACTATATCGGCTAGCGCCTTTTCGGGACTGGCAATTAAAAAACTTCCGAGATAGTCAGGGTTTTTTTTTTGTGTGATTCCTATGGAATAACTCTCTGAGGATATGGGATAGTATGAAAAATCTCCTACAGGAGTATGATACTCTTTTTTTCTTCCCAATGTCATGCTAGTAATGGTGTATGCTCTTTCGGGAATCATTCCGTAAAAGGATAATGCCCATTCCATGCTGACATATGAAGGGCCATAAAGCAGGTTTGCTATCTGTTCAAAAGGGATGATTTTTACTGATCCGTGGGTGATTTTTTCACTGATAAGATAGAAGCCATTTTTGAGTCTGATTAATTCTTCATTTTTTAACATTCGCAATATCGCCTCTCGAGGTCTCTTATAGTCGGATAAAAGCTTAAGAAGCGCCTGTGCATCGATATAGGGAGTTTCAATGAGTTTTAAAATATTTCTCATAACATCCTAGATTATTGTCTTTTTTTAATTTACCGGTATTCCTATTTTAAATGGGTATTTTAGTAAAAAAATAGAAAAAATTAACCAAAATTCCTATTTTTTATAGGAATTTTGGTTAGTGTCTTAACATAAAAACCTTAACTCTTTAATAATGTGATAGTTGAATGGAGCTAAGCTGCAATCTCCTTGGGTCCAAGCTGTCCAACCATATGATATAGCCAATATTTCTTGATCCATCAAAAAATCTCCTCGATCCGAAGGAAGAGGTTTTTCAGTGCAAGATCATAAAAAGGTGCCGTCTTTGCGGATGGCATCTTGTGTTGTGAGGGTATAATTCACGAGGGTGTTTGAGGTGTCGGATGGCGTTAATTCTACCGGTGCTTCACCGGTTTGTTTCCCTTCAACTAAAACGGCAAATCGACGTGGATTGTTTTTAGAAACCATATCAATGGCATTTTTTTTGAACGTGGGATAGTCGAGATTTTGAAGTGCTCTAATCTGACGATGAATGCGCTCGAAATCGCGCTCATATTCAAAAGCAAGGCTATAATCTTTCATTGCTAATTCATCGAGGTTTGCAGCCGGTTGAGAGAGCTCTGCAATGAGGGTTTGACGAATCACTTCGAATTTATCCGGCGATAAGGTGGTATCGATATGATTTGTCCACTCATTGAGAAAAATCTCATAACGATTGATGAGATCTTCCGGTTTATAGTTTGCCGATTGCACATAGAAAAGATGCATGAGTTCCTTATTCCTCTCAATGCCCTGAGCTCCAACTTGATATCCCGTTTGTTGTTTAGTGCGCAATTCATCAAAAAATGAAGAGCCGATTCCTTGGGATAAAATAGAATGAGTTGCCAGCTTTTCGGGATCACTTTCTCCCAATTGGATGAGTAGAATAGTAGAAGAGCCGAGTTGAGTGGAGCGGCCCTTAATCTGCAGAGGAGATTGATCTTGAGGAAAACGGATGAGTTTGCGCTTTGCCAAATCGACTTGAGTAAAAGGCGCTCCACCTAAAGTTTGATTCATCTGAGAATAAAGGCTTGTCGCCTCTTTAGGATATAAGTTGCCGGCCATATAGGCTTTGAGGTAAGTACGGTCAAATAAATGGCTTGTAAAGTCTATAAAGTCCTCATATTGAAGGGAAAGCAGCATTTTTTCTTTGTCTGAAGAAAGGTATTCATTGTTATAGAGCGTTGTATTTAAGAGTTCTATGCCTTTTCGAATGGGTTGTGCTTTTTCAGCATTTTGATACTGGATCACTAGGAGTTGTTTATATAGATCAAACTCATGACGGGTGATATGGGGTGATTTCATGATCCGGGTGCATTCAAGCATGACCTTAGAGGCATTTTGACTATAGCCACTAAGACTTATCATCAGATCTTCTTTATCAGCACTTGAGCCTATACCGACTGTGATTCCGGCAGCACTACTCATCGATTGAATGGGGGTGAGTTTTTGGGACAAGATCATAGTATAAAGAGATGTACATACATTGGATGTCAGAGAAGGGTTTACAGAGGGCGTTGAGATGGAGACAATTAAAGAACTTTCCGGTGTCAAAAACCCGGGATCTGCTCTATAAAATAGGGCTCCACCTTCTTGATCAATGAATATTTGAGGCGTATCTTGTTGCTGAGTATCTGAGCGCTCAATCAGGGCTAAATGCGTTGGCATGAAAGGGTTAGAGTCTTGGATTCTAATATCGGTTGCAAGCGGGACATGAGAGAGCTTTTGGAGTTCATTTTGTGAAATGGAGTCAGTTGTATATTCGATACCATAGTATTCTTCGACTTGATCATATTGAACGACTTCATCTTGAGGAGCACAGACAATAGTTAGGCATTGATCAGGCGTAAGTGCGGATAAGATTTCCCGGATAAGATGCGGATTATAAGAGGGGATAATGCGTGTTTCTTCCGGGAAGGTTGCAAAGTTTTCATACTGTAAATTGGCTGCCATCTCCATGACCATCATGAAGGGATCGTTGGGGCGATTTTCAAATTCATAATTGAGGGTTTGCATGGTTTGCATTTCTTGAAAGAGGTATGAGGGAAGTGGCTTAGTTTTCAAAGCTGCTATGGTTTGATAGATTTTTTCAATGACGGCTTCTTTATCATCGAGTCCTTTTTCAGTGAGGCCGATTGAGATTGTGAAGAGGATATTGTTATCACTGAGTCGAAAGGCTCCGGCATCAATTGAATCGATTAGATGTTGTTTTAGGAGGGATTGATACAGGCTTCCCTCCATTTTGCTTTCAAGAAGAGAGGCAATAAAGTTAGCTGACATGAGATTGAGTTGCGTTCCCTTTTTAAAGGGGATTTCCCAAGTGAGATCGAGCTGTTTGATGTTTTGAATGGGTTTGACGGAAACAACATGGCCTTTTTGCTGATTAGAGAAAATGAGTTGATATTGTTTAGAGGGGCCTTTGCGATGGGGAATATTGATAAAAGTTTGACTACACGTTTCTGTCATCGCATCGAGCGTTTCGTTAGAGTAGAGGCAGAGTGTCATATATTCGGGGGCATAATTTTCCTCAAACCATGCATGTAAAGTTTCCGGAGGAATTTTGCTGAGTGTTTGAGAATTTCCGGTACTAAATCGGGAAAAGGGGTGCTCTTTTGCGGATGTGGTGCTTAAAATGCGCCACTTTCTACGCGAATCGCTGTTATTATAAATCGTATTTTCATTATCCACAGCTTTATACTCGCGTTCCACACAAGACTGAGATAGGAGAGGGGAGACAAAAAATTGTGAGAGCCGGTCTAAAAATTCCGGGAAGGCATCGTTGTTAATGGAGGCGCCATAGACTGTATAATCAGTTGAAGTCCAAGCATTATTTGTCCCGCCATGATCGGCAATAAAGTGGTGATATTCCTCTTCATTTGGATATTTGCTATTCCCCATAAAGAGCATGTGTTCTAGAAAGTGGGCTGTTCCCGGATAAGCATCGGGATCTTGCCATTGTCCTACTTTAACGGACAGAGCTGCTGATGATTTAATGGCATTCGGATCGGAAATCATATAGACTTTGATCCCATTATTGAGCAAAATTTTACGCGTTGTAATATTTTGCATGGACGGGGATTTTCTCTGCAATTGGCATTGATCTTCAATGATCGTATAATTCAGAGCGGAAATTTGAGATAAAACTAAAAAAGATAATGCAAAAACAAATTGTTTCATAACCCCCCCATAGCAAAGTAAATAGAATCACTTTCGGTATACTATAAGAGGCTTAAGTGTTTCAACTTTTATTTCGTTATCAGGCATCTTTTTGTGCAATCAAACACTAAGTGTCTAATTGCAAAAATCCGCCGGCTTATTTTGATCATCTTTTCCCGCCTGATGGTCTGTAAAAGTTCAGAGTGACTCACTCAAGTCTACCCTGAACTTTTACAGACCATCAGACAGAAAAACCTGATCAAAATAAGCTCGGGGACTTTTGCAATTAAACACTAGTAATTGACATTAAAATTGTCATAGGCCGTTTTAACGAGGTTAAAAATATAATCCGTTTTCACTTTGCGTTGACTATGTTTATCTAAATGATCAAGGCCCGGGATATGTTCCATATCAATGGCTGTTCCGAAGTGAATGTGGGTGGCGCCACCTCGAGTGACCCGTTTTTCACCGAGTTCGATTTGGGTTGTTTCAGGAGGGGGGAGAACTGAATAGGTTGCCAAACTTAAAGGGAAGAAATGGGTCTTTGTTTTTGATCTTTTAGCCATGAGATAAAACATCTCAATACTTTGAGGATCAAAAGGGGCGAGTTCTACAATCCCTTGTGCATTGGGGCGATCTCTTCCTCCTGAAGGAGCAACATAAATGCATTTTCCTCCTTCAGTGAGAAGCTCGCTCATGAGTTGCATAGTTTTTTTGTTGTGTAATTGCTTTTTATCGCGATGTTCCGGAGGTGTATCGATATATTTTTTTGAGTAGATGCAGAGCAAATTACGGCCGATGCTAAAGGGAGCGGCAAGTGGATCAACGAGGACGCGCTCTCCTGCGACAAAAATCATCTTTTCAGCTAAGGCCGGGAAGTTTTCTTCTAGCATAATGCTAATGACTTGAGGATCAGCCTCAATTTGATGATTCGCAAATAATATGGCATTTTCTTTATGCTTTATTGCTTGATCAATGGCCCGGATCGATGCGCTTCCCGTTAAAGTCGATTCACTTAATTTAATCAGGGGTGAAATGAAATCAATCCCAAGCTGATAGTAATCAATAGGATGCCTTATCATTTGATGGTAGGGAGGGAAAACATAAGGGGAAAGAATTTGCTTTTCAATGGCAGATAGGATTCTTGTCATTGATTCAATCAATTCATCGATGTTTTTTCCATTTGAAAGAGCCACTTCTTCATAACTTTCAAGAAAAGAATCGAGAACATGAAGTAATTTTCCTGATATCGTCTGTCTTTTTTGATAGGGAATTAAAAGATCTTTTAAATGGCGCGCCATTAGGTTTCAATTAACTCCTTCTCTTCTGTGGAATAAAATTGATAATCATTTAAATGAAGGGTATCGCTTATACCGAATTCAATGTGGCACTGCCACTTTTTAGCAAGTCTTATAAAATGCTCTTTATCATTGGTTGTTAAATAATGGTCAAGCATTGGATGATATGTCAATTTTAAAGACGGGTATTTTTGTTGGGATAAAAGTTTAGTTAAAGCTCTTTCCATTTCAATTGAAACGCTCTCATGGTTTTTAATCATGCCATTGCCATTGCAATAGGGGCAATTCGTGAATAGGGTTTGCGCAAGCGATTCGCGGTTGCGTTGGCGCGTCATTTCTACAAGACCAAATTCGCTCATTCCCAATACGGTGCATCTAGCAGAGTCTTCTTTAAGGGCCTCTTTAAATTTGTCGAGAACGCGTCGCTGGTTTTTGCGGGTTTGCATATCAATAAAGTCACAGATGACAAGTCCACCGACATTGCGGATTTTAAGTTGTCTTGCAATTTCTTCCGCTGCTTCCATATTGATTTTGACAAGCGTTTCATCAACATTATGGGTTCCATCGGATTTGTGTGTGCTTCGACCCGAGTTGACATCTATCGTATGCATCGCTTCCGTGCGATCAAAGAAGAGATAACCTCCACTTGGAAGCCATATTTTTCTCTTGAGTGCTTTTTCAATTTCCCTTTCCACATTGAATCGCTCAAACATAGGGGTTGAGTCGCGGTATAGCTCGATTTTGACCTTATGATCACCTGCATATTTGTCGTGAAGCTTTACTAAAATTTGATGGACTTTGGCGTTGTCAACGAGAAGCTTGTCAAAATGTTTGTCAATCGCTGTCATTAGGGCTTTTTTGATCAGATCTGATTCTTGATAAAGACATGTGGCTCGATCTGTGCGATGAAAATCTTCAACGATTGTATTCCATTGCTTTGTCAATTCCGTTGCTTCCTCAATCAGTTGTTCCGTTGTCGCGCCGGCACTAGCCGTACGACAAATGAGACCAAAATCTTTTGGCATTTCAAAAGCGCGGATCAATTTTTTTAAACGATCTCTTGCCCGTGGATCTTGGATTTTACGCGACACCCCTTTATGTGGGTTATTCGGAAGCATCACAAGATAGCGACCCGCAAGGGAGATGTTGGATGTGAGGCGGGCCCCTTTTGAGCCAATAGGTTCTTTCACAACCTGAACTAAAACAGACTGATCTTTTTTGAGTAATTTGGAGATATCCTCTTCCTGCTGCTTCTTAGGACTATAATTGCTAATATCAGCATCGAGATCAAAATCCATATCGAACATTTCCTGGAATTTTTGTGTATTTTCCAAAATGTCCGAAATATGGATAAATCCATTTTCGCCTTCGCTAATATCAATAAAAGCTGATTGAATATTGCGAAGGATATTCATCACTTTGCCTTTATAAATATTACCGGTTAATTGCCGGCTCTTTTTGCGTTCAACAATTAAATCCTGAAGCTGACCTGCTTTTAAAATGGCAAGCCGCATTTCTTTTGATTCAATATTCAAAAGTATAACTTTATTTGAGCTCAAACTAAATCCTCATATCAAACTAGATAAAATCTCAGTATATACCGAAATAAATTGAAGAATTGGTTTTTATCTTCACTGGCATCTTCGACTTTTTATTCATAATTTTTCGAGCTATCTTCAATAGGATCAAAAAATTATGCCGGCTAAAGCCTAATAAAAATTCAAAGCGCCATCTTTGCTAAAACCCCAACTCTTCAACTCATTTCGGTATATACCGAAATGAGTTGGGTCAATATTATCTAGATGCCTTAAAAAATTGATTTATACATAAACAAACTCAAAAGTTAAAACGATGCCAATGAGGCACTTTAAATTCGAGTTAGGCGCACTCAACGCCGAGTGATTAAACTAAAAAAAAGTCTATCCATGTCAAGCGAAACTAGCTTTTGAGTTCGTTTGTGTATATATACAGCTCGTGATTCAAGAGTTGTTTTTTTTTGTCGCCGGCATCCCCACTTGAGTAGAAGAGCCTCTGGCTTAATCGACCATTGCTTTCGCTGGCTTCTAAACATTCCAATTTTTGAATCACGAGAGGTGTGGTGCTCCTAAAAAAAAGAACCATATCTCCCATAAAATTGGAAAGCAATAAAAAATGATTATAGCTTGATTTTTGAAAATAATCAAGTAGATACCTACTCAGTGGGATTGCAGCTAGGGCTTTTATTCAAAATGAAAATTAATGTTTTCTATGAGCTTTTCTTTAATCAGGTTCATCGCTTCTTGAATTGCATTGAATATCGATTGGGTGTCGGAATAACTATGGCATTTGATGACAATTCCATCACAACCGATAAGAAGAGCGCCCGGGTAGGCTTCATGGCAAAAGTGCTCTTCAAGCTCCTCGACAAGGTGCGAGATTTGAGGATTGGGTTTCGATTCGAGTAAGCTCTTGATTTCATGAATTAAAAAGGCAGACGTGGCTTCAGCCGTTTTTAAAAAAATATTTCCGGTGAAGCCTTCGGTAATTAATACGTCAACTTTGCCTTCAAAGACATCATGGCTTTCCATATTTCCCAAAAAATTGGAGAGTTTATTGGGATTGTCCTGCGATTTAATTGCAATGTGATGATGCGCTTGTCTGATTTCTAGCGTTCCCTTGACTTCTTCCGTTCCGATATTGAGAATCCCAACTCTAGGGTTGGCGATACCTCGCGTTTTTTGGAAGGCAACGCCCATTTCGGCAAATTCTACAAATTGATGGGGTTTGCATGTCACATTAGCGCCCACATCAATCACAGCAACGGGATTTTTTTTTGTTGGCATCATTGCAATAAGGGCGGGGCGTGTTGTCCCCTTGAGGAGATTAAGAGTCAAAGTGCTTAGAGTGAGAAGAGCTCCCGTATTCCCGATGCTGATGAATGCATCGATCTCTTTGTGTTTGAGGGCATTGACCCCCAGGTGCATGGATGAATTCTTTTTTGTTTTAACGGCGGTAATGGGGTGTTCATCCAGCTGAATGATCTCAGATGCAGAGACAAAAGAAACGCGAATAAAATCCGCAAAAGGGGATTCTATGAGTCGTTTAGAATACGAATCAGACAGATCTGCTGTCACAAAAAAGACGAGATGAATGGGCATTTTGATTTGAGAAATACAGTCAAAAAGCCCATTTAATAGGTCTTGTGGGGATCGTTCTCCTCCCAAGATATCAACGCCAATCGTGGGACAGTTTTCAGTCATAGATTATGCGTTATCGCCACTCTGCCCAGCAATAAGTGAGCGGTTATTGTAGTGGCCACAATGCATACATGCGCGGTGAGGGAGGTGGATTTTCCCACAGTTTGTACATTCGCATGTTGCTCTTTGTTTTTTTGCATGGTGCGCGCGTCTGCTGTTTCTTCGCGCTGTAGAGACTCTGTTTCTTGGGACTGCCATTTGGTCAACTCCGTATAGTTATAAAAAGGGTTAAATTCCTTCTAAATCGGCAAAAGGGTGATAGGAATTTCCCTCGCGATCATCGCTTTTTTTTAAATATTTTTTTGCTTCGGCTCTTCCTTCGCATTCTTCTTGAGGACATTCATAATAAGTAGGAAGCTCAAGTAAGATTAACTCTCGGATTACGAGAGACAAATCAAAAAGACCATTTTTTATTTCATCAAGGGGATGGGTATAATAATGTCCTTTAATTTGAATAGGGAAGCGTTTTAATTCGTTACACATTTTACATGGCATTTGCGCTGTAGTTTCAATATCAATATGAATAATGAGATGTTCCTCAGTCAAATAGACTTTTCCTGAAAAAGTGACCTCATCCGGGAAAAAGAGCTCATTTTCATCGATTTTCATAAAATCAGGAGGGACGGTACATGATATGGTTTCATCATGTCCGGCTTTCAAACGATCAATGTAAATAATGAAAAGATCTTCCACGCAATTTATGCCAATAAATTCAATGGCTAGATTGTAATCAAGAGCGTGAAAAAAATCCACAATTCAAATTTTTTTTATAGCAATTTGATGATTTCTTGAGCCGATTCAATGGAAGCGTCTCTATTTGTGAGGGCTTCTTTGAGTTTTAGGAATTTTTCTCGCTCAGATTCCGGTGTGCAGTGATCAATAAGATGCTTGAGCGCCCTCAGAAGAGAAAGAGGAGTCAGCATACTTCCAATCAGTTCCGGATAGATTTCAGCCTCTAAGATGATATTGACAATGCAGTAATAAGGGAGGTTAATATTAAAAATTTTAGTCGCCACAAATTGGTCGAATTTGCTGAGGGCATAGGTGACAACAGTCGGCACCCCGTGCAGTGCAAGCTCAAGAGTGACGGTTCCCGATGTGGCAACGGCATAAGAGCACTTTTGCATCAGAGAATAGGTTTCTTCAGAAGGAACAAGAGGGAAGTTATGAATATTGAATTTTCGAATTAAAGGTTCGATTGAGCGATCGGCGACGGAAATGACGACGTGTAGTGATGGAGATAGTTTTTTTAGGGCATGACAAGCTTTGATTTGAAGGGGGAGATTTCTCTCGATTTCTTTTTTTCTACTACCGGGGAAAATCGCAACTAAATCGGGGTCTTTCTTTGAATACATGGCCTTTGTCGAAATCATTTTTGAAAGAGGGTGGCCAACAAAATGGGCTTTTAAGGGCGACGATTCAAAATACTTTGTTTCAAAAGGTAAAATCGTCAACAGAAGATCTAGATGGGCATTCATTGTATGAATGCGATTTTTTTTCCATGCCCAAATTGTCGGACAAACATACTGGACAATTTGTCCTGTAAATCCGGCATATCTTAAATGTTTGGCGAGTCTGAGGTGGAATCCCGGATAATCAATCAAAACGAGAACTTTGGGATTCAAATGCAAAATTGTTTTTTTGACGCTCTTAAATAGTCGAACTAGTTTGGGAAGAGCAAAGAGCACATCGGAAAATCCCATGACATTGAAATCTTCTGCGCGATAGTGCGTCTCAAGTCCTAGTTTGCGCATTCTAGGGCCCGCAATGCCATGGATATTTAATGCATAAGGGTAGAGATATTTTAAAATTTCAGCGCCATGCAGGTCACCACTTGGTTCTGCGGCTGATATAAAAAGATCACAACGGTGCATTTTTGGCAAAATCGGCGGTGGTTGTTTCAATGTGATACCTCAATCAGTTGACTTTTAAGCCATTGAGCTCCCTGTGTAAATGTCTCTTTTGTTGTTCCATGTCCTTTATAACCGATAGAAGGGCCAATGATCAGTTCAATGGGGGAAGAGCGCAATCCCTTCTCATAAGCTCGATCGGCTAAGTGTAAGATAAAATCCATACAGGTCTTAGTTGATGTTTTGGTGTCGCAATTGCCCATATAAAAGCGAAAGGTTTTTGAATAGAGCGTATCCAAATAGTTAAAAAGACTCAAGCGATCGATCAGCTTTTGTTCTTCATTTGAGAAATCTGCAATCGTATCAAAACGAAGTAGTGGGGAAAATCCTAAAATGGCTTTCGTTTGGATATGTAGAGCGAGGTGACAGGCGAGCAATACGCCCCTTGATAGACCCATCAAACCTATTTTGTCGGGATCGATCACTTGACGATTGACTAACTCATCGATGAGTTGGCGCATTTGATCGCAAAAGGGAGAGATAAAATCAGTTCCGCGCTTTAAGGCTTCGGCCCAGCGGCGGATAGGTTCTTCATCCGGAGAGATATAACTCTCATGAAAGGGGAGATCAACGCTGAAGATGCGCAAGGATTGATCTGCGCAGGCGCGCGCCGGTTGATGTATGGGATCCAATGATAGAGAATCTTGTGCGGAAATGCAGAAATAAAACACGGCCGGGAGGGGGCCTTCATCGATATGGGGGCCGAGATAATGGGTGTTGAGCGTATTTTCAAGGGTGAGTTTTTTTAGCATAACTGATGATCTTATATATCGAAACTCCAATAGATTAATTTAAGCCAAAGCTTATTTTCTTCGTTTTTTACGGAAACGCTTTCGGGGGGTAAAAAAAGAAGGCGGTTGTCTCATTTCTTCATAGGCCGTTTTCCAAGCAGACCACATCGGTTGCAGATCGCGGTTGATGCGTGCTCTTAAGTTCAAGAATTTTAATCCGAGAGTAAATGAAGGAGATCCGGGAATACGATAGTGGATTTTAGCATCCGATTTAAGGGGGACAAGGCGATACTGTAGTGAAATTAGATAGAGAACTTCTCCTTTTATTTTTCTTGAGAGCTGAAAAAAGGGATGAAAACAGGTGTCGATTAACGATTTTGCGACCGTTTGGATTTGTCCTGAATGGGGTGGTTTTGGTTTTTCCATCAGTTGCGTTTTAATGTGAGAATCGACAAGAGGGAAAATTAAGCAAGCAATTAAAATAGAGCGATCGATCTTAATTTGAGGGTGCGATTTGATCATCGAATCAATTTCATCTAAATAACGATAAATCAGATGATTTGGATCGTGCTCAAAGAAAGAAGAGAGCTCCGGAAGTAACTGTTGCAAGAGGCCCCAGTCTGACATTAAACGGATAAATTTTGAGGCTGCTCCGGAATGGAGCATGCGCATAATTTCTTCTAAAATACGTGCTTGAGAGCTTTTTAAAATTTCTTGTCGGCATTCTAAAAAGTCGATTTTCATCTTTTCATCAATTTGCAGATCGAATCGAGCCAAAAATTTAAGCAGGCGAATCATGCGGACGGGATCTTGTTTAAACCGAATATAGGGCTCGCCGATCACTTCGAGCTTTTTCATTTGAAAATCTTCAAAACCACCAACATAATCAATAATAGTTTCTGAAGTGGGGTCAAAAAAAAGACCGTTGATTTTAAAATCGCGTCGCAGGACATCTTCTTCCGGGGTACCCCAAGTATTATCCTGGATAATGAGATTTTCACCCTCAGTGTTCCCACTTCTAAACGTGGCCACCTCAATAATTTTAGCTTTAAAGCGAATATGAGCGAGTCGAAAACGACGTCCGATTAAAAGGCATCGGCCTTTAAATAAGGCTTTGATTTCTTCCGGTCTTGCTGAGGTTGAAATATCGAAGTCTTTTGGCGTATGTCCTAGAAGAAGGTCTCGAATGCTTCCTCCAACAAGGTAAGAGGTGTATCCCGCTTTTTGAAGGGTTATGATAACGTATAGTGCATCGGGATCAATTTGGTTGAGAGAAATACCGTGTTGTTTTTTAGTGTATATTTTTGGAAGCACGCCGTGTCATAAGTTGGGTTTTTTTGAGTAGTTTAATCGATTTAGGACTTTTAACCTATGAAAATTCTAGGCTAAAAAAAATCGATGCGGCATGATTTTGTGTCTACGTGGTATTGGAATGATACGTAAACAACCCGGGTCTTGAGTTTATTTAATTCATTATCAGGTTCTTAGAGTTGATTTTGCAGCTTTTTGAGTACAATAGCGCTGAAAGAG
This Simkaniaceae bacterium DNA region includes the following protein-coding sequences:
- the lpxB gene encoding lipid-A-disaccharide synthase, with protein sequence MKQPPPILPKMHRCDLFISAAEPSGDLHGAEILKYLYPYALNIHGIAGPRMRKLGLETHYRAEDFNVMGFSDVLFALPKLVRLFKSVKKTILHLNPKVLVLIDYPGFHLRLAKHLRYAGFTGQIVQYVCPTIWAWKKNRIHTMNAHLDLLLTILPFETKYFESSPLKAHFVGHPLSKMISTKAMYSKKDPDLVAIFPGSRKKEIERNLPLQIKACHALKKLSPSLHVVISVADRSIEPLIRKFNIHNFPLVPSEETYSLMQKCSYAVATSGTVTLELALHGVPTVVTYALSKFDQFVATKIFNINLPYYCIVNIILEAEIYPELIGSMLTPLSLLRALKHLIDHCTPESEREKFLKLKEALTNRDASIESAQEIIKLL
- the pcnB gene encoding polynucleotide adenylyltransferase PcnB, giving the protein MLPKIYTKKQHGISLNQIDPDALYVIITLQKAGYTSYLVGGSIRDLLLGHTPKDFDISTSARPEEIKALFKGRCLLIGRRFRLAHIRFKAKIIEVATFRSGNTEGENLIIQDNTWGTPEEDVLRRDFKINGLFFDPTSETIIDYVGGFEDFQMKKLEVIGEPYIRFKQDPVRMIRLLKFLARFDLQIDEKMKIDFLECRQEILKSSQARILEEIMRMLHSGAASKFIRLMSDWGLLQQLLPELSSFFEHDPNHLIYRYLDEIDSMIKSHPQIKIDRSILIACLIFPLVDSHIKTQLMEKPKPPHSGQIQTVAKSLIDTCFHPFFQLSRKIKGEVLYLISLQYRLVPLKSDAKIHYRIPGSPSFTLGLKFLNLRARINRDLQPMWSAWKTAYEEMRQPPSFFTPRKRFRKKRRK